GCTACCCGCAGAGGGTTATGGGTGCCCATCACGTAGCCCAACTGGCCCATCCGCATGCGGGTGGCATACGGCCCCAGCCAGGCGTTCATGATGCCCGGGCAGGGCAGCATCTCAAAGCCCTCGGAATGAAAGTGGTGCTCGATGAAGCTCATGCCCCAGTAGCCCAGGCTATCGGCCGCTTTGACGATATCGACCATGCCGTCGATGATCTCGGCATACTTCTCAACACTGCGCCCGACCGGTCGGAGCCGTTTACGCTCGGCGTTGGAGCTGACCGGCATGGACGGAACCATCTGAATCATTGTTTTCACCCGCGTCCTCCTTGTCGTGCTTCTTAAACCCGTCCGGGCTCACAGCGTCAAGCCCGCCTGCCGGCCAGTTGCCTCGCTTGCATCCGGGTCTGAGGTTTTGTATAGCTCCGGCCAGACACAAGGAGGGAGCCTATGGGGCTGCCTGAGCTACGGGACCGGGTGTGTATTGTCGGCGTCGGCGACACCCCGCAGGGCTCGGTGCCGGACAAAACCGGCGACGAGCTGGCCATTGACGCGGCCCGGGCCGCCCTTGAGGACTGCGGGCTCAACAAGGACGATATCGACGGCCTGTTCGTCCAACCCAGCTACGGCCGCCAGGGCGATTATCTCAAAGTCGGTCTGATGCTCGGCCTGAATCCCAGGGTCGGCGGTGCGGTCGAGGCCTCCGGGGCAACCGGCTGCTACCTGATCCAGCACGCCGCCCTGCTGCTCAACGCCGGCATGGCCAACTACATCCTGCTGGTCTACGGCACAAACCAGAAAACCAACCGCAACCGCTTTGGCGGAGCCTTGCTCGAAGAGCACGCTCCCTACGGCGGCTTCAATCCCTCCGGGCCGTTCGCCTTCGCCTTTCGACGGCACATGCATCTGTACGGCACGACCGAGGAGCAGCTGGCGACGATTGCCATCAACCAGCGCCGGCACGCTGGGCTCAACCCCAAGGCGGCGCAAAAAACCCCGCTGAGCCTCGACGACTACCTGAACGCCCGCTACATCGTGTGGCCGCTGCGCATGTTCGACTACTGCTACATCACCGACGGTGGGCATGCCTTCATTCTGACCACCCCCGAGCGAGCCGCAGACCTCAAGAAACCGCCGGTATTCATCCGTGGCATGGGTCGCCAGGAAGCCTTCCGGGCCTACGAGACGCCCGACCTGGTCATGCAGAGCTTTCAGCAGGAGGCCGCAGCCAGGATGGTCTTCGGCATGGCCGACATGAGCGTGAACGACATCCAGGCGCTGTACGTGCAGGACGCCTACAGCCCGGCCGTGATCGCCGCCCTGGAAAACTACGGCTTTTGTCCGCGCGGCGAGGCCGGCCGCTGGATACAGGGCGGCCGGATCGGCCTGGGCGGCGAGCTGCCGCTCAACGTCAACGGCGGCCAGCTGTCCGAGACGTATATGGTCGGCTGGCAGAACACCTGCGACGCGGTACGCCAGTTGCGGGGCGAGTGCGGCCCGCGGCAAATCCAGGCGGTCGAGCGGATCATGTGTACCTACACCGGCGGATTGCGCGAGCACGCCGGCGCCCTGATTCTGCGGAGGTAAAGCGTGGCCGACTACACCAAACCCCTGCCCGTCATTGAAAAATGGAACGCGCCGTACTGGCAGGCGGCCAAGCGCCACGAGTTTGTGGCCCAACGCTGCCGCGCCTGCGGCTATACCCATCTGCCGCCCGGCCCGGTGTGCACCAACTGCCTGAGCGCCAACCAGGACTGGGTGAGGCTGAGCGGCCGGGGCACGATCTATTCCTACGGCGTGTACTATCAGTGCTGGCACGAGGGCTTTGCCGGGGACATTCCGTATAACGTGGCCCTGATCAGCCTTGAGGAAGGCTTGCAGATCGTCAGTCAGGTGATCGGCTGCGACAACGAGGAACTGGACTGCGGCCTTGCCGTTGAG
This sequence is a window from Desulfurellaceae bacterium. Protein-coding genes within it:
- a CDS encoding thiolase family protein, with the translated sequence MGLPELRDRVCIVGVGDTPQGSVPDKTGDELAIDAARAALEDCGLNKDDIDGLFVQPSYGRQGDYLKVGLMLGLNPRVGGAVEASGATGCYLIQHAALLLNAGMANYILLVYGTNQKTNRNRFGGALLEEHAPYGGFNPSGPFAFAFRRHMHLYGTTEEQLATIAINQRRHAGLNPKAAQKTPLSLDDYLNARYIVWPLRMFDYCYITDGGHAFILTTPERAADLKKPPVFIRGMGRQEAFRAYETPDLVMQSFQQEAAARMVFGMADMSVNDIQALYVQDAYSPAVIAALENYGFCPRGEAGRWIQGGRIGLGGELPLNVNGGQLSETYMVGWQNTCDAVRQLRGECGPRQIQAVERIMCTYTGGLREHAGALILRR
- a CDS encoding OB-fold domain-containing protein produces the protein MADYTKPLPVIEKWNAPYWQAAKRHEFVAQRCRACGYTHLPPGPVCTNCLSANQDWVRLSGRGTIYSYGVYYQCWHEGFAGDIPYNVALISLEEGLQIVSQVIGCDNEELDCGLAVEVSFDDITPEVSLP